In the genome of Drosophila yakuba strain Tai18E2 chromosome 3R, Prin_Dyak_Tai18E2_2.1, whole genome shotgun sequence, one region contains:
- the LOC6535695 gene encoding dystrophin, isoforms A/C/F/G/H isoform X17: MHDPSDYDSVYSEEDFRDTVQGAETPPLMDYEEFRVKTMDERQHIQKKTFTKWINSHLIDTQCTPVKDLFLDLRDGHRLLALLSTLTHTSLKPEKGRMRVHHINNLNKVITVIQQHGVKLVNISSDDIVGGNPKLTLGLIWLIALEFNGQHLVKSHSSNGVEKSLLAWARQYTEAHGLQLNDFSSSWSDGRAFLMILDAHVEELNLQAALQQHALKRLHLAFDLAYSHFKIEKLLDAEDVHTHKPDNKSIQMYVMCLYHAMESMRTRQQEQDEGQDQDPGRVPCTSITDLDEVPLDNDQTSLGLFTSDSGGSMEQRSSAELKTHSMRPLSTATNASVEISGYQSALEAVLTLLLEDEQLLSQNLPDPQDFQTAKMQFHENESFMLKLTEHQEYVGEALEEGSNLINESQKAGAGLSHEDQNEVRQQMVLLNERWETLRLRALDVQAKILMRLAEFQKQKLEQLRQFLTSVEDRISHMSDLGPTLEEAERQLLEAQKLKADLSEQQELVDSLSSMVVIVNDTSGNFNDLEDRLSALGERWSHVVKWSDLRSEKLQQYKCISRWLDAREQDLKLMESRDVTDVGGITQRINELNYCAKDLLELQRYLIDLRQMVAATLQDGDDKGERVLIQLESYEDRLDALKQIVEVQTVRIETKGFNFGRDRASYDDSRVVRPEGWVDYQMIIRFGEEDCQEEDEKHNLASKKRKLRNADNFNALENRIMEHFGYVQEVEQKLQQLQRQSLRQQCELLKELQAENSRRNGTLPELKKLYEVCELEDPSRNLLLEETHIKQLEQRYATLSKKLSSQQSESNTLLAKEKYYNSLTGFKLVLADSRDWYKQHAGSASGNELEQRLSHMESLASEISEAKTATEELDDKLIEWKQDFGLFYDSWHDMKQALQALIQQRGGESLSRQLKQIQDFVTKVSNQKVRVSNLEVMQKQQHMLNQLVDELESFRLTYDSIPKHLVGEELQATWNRLPEQLNERVIKQTTAIENLNHFAAEYNAIIAVLRTAADFKLNGSDGGSNQDLRKLEIDVISARNFSEILIKEAEPAQKESLQSQIRALNTLYDQVEQVHREKKQQQTVLQSQIDLIQLRLKKTDQWLTDLESNTPKSGISDIGNSNELFQSKSRFQTLKETCEKETTQFRDLNERGGELLLQMDELQDQDRESRYGSLAKQFTRINARWTEVTELVYAKTALLEHISTQLGEFKKFMVSETGYLDKLENKIRNTPENAADAEEIMEELDDLENVLRSHSEEWLDKIQEIGNELIDNEFMADSMRRDIDDTVQRWTQLQQQAKKRAELLEQKVSEAEQSEKCIVQFEKWLTRVDDILSDHLENDVTIEDLPEDFQRLAREFVANEKNFKEISELIDEHTRNGKVGAANRLQEQLNLMEVRFKYCQAKLSKCTAPQPAYESRLNRSYANLRNVERSTLVLDVASAGPNTVQAQYQKCLQIYRTLSEIKAEIESTIKTGRRVCEDRYTKSPKQLSQRIDALKHLYNALGDNVTQSKAFLESLLTLARQLEECFDSADTLIRRFESPQEVHDRNSILLEFEDVLRRCEDHYNEYRKSCDQSCMAETRQRIDGLKATYHKLTSADIIKRLTEMKATLQNLDNISLETLKAMEHDLKEINVPSNPEIEKLQQQVIAIVVDVLKTRFNEATTLAARNTSSPENDDTEIVVVSDTVRQRRARTPQSGESPSSAPTSSSESPTKGVENSTVAVGDLPGGVLPDLLPPQTFRLAESSTLFSQISLNPEKVSKTPPPKPAKTKRKAPSSPAQVVEIRVKNIQNDKMSVQNIDLEPQQGEIVDTVNILESVEPFVPEYVETVQIVDLSEDSDSSVRVDSQGKEVRRSRSKHSLNDAPLPKVSDNDEDSAEQEEDLIRPSAGNTSTPFLRVEKHRISFDEKRKRVANERDILRDFEEEEPKTPDTPRSAQVSKPKRWRQLQPEIDALEPESPGRDSFYSPDKESGFDAEPLVFSDDEDIPRFSLEMTPTIDSDSDTSRIETPSTKKPNPFLSKVLESMPSPVDDSNVTLKSPLSEQLPQNLDDRVREFDKQAKQMIYKLKLTKAKIEQCHESEAEDLRLLIAPDAATLISQGDSLVLETHGRQGSISRLVMRTQIILREQFREVQQATSNTSGSGTPAPPLDSVNIEELVTKGLRRINVLIEKTVDLKSSSDLEKRMEDINERHDDLQVIVSAIGKNAQMPKVTPLMMNEIEKTKNNLIAHADSIELSLTELRNGPRISNGMERPDASSAATMSCRSEYNNEPSGTGALAGSFDKSVLQISDWLTWEQNMIKIQSVLVDDGDAVRLAIEKQEKVLRELKMKKPQLNELVHTAEVLKGDVKRQQLQEKELKQFSLAPHCSADLDYMRCCLKVTRLREHWDETSQCVLQRAAQLKNMLSDSQRFEAKRLELEKWLARMEQRAERMGTIATTADILEAQQKEQKSFHAELHQNKQHFDIFNELTQKLIAVYPNDDTTRIKKMTEVINQRYANLNNGVINRGKQLHAAVHSLQSFDRAMDQFLAFLSETETLCENAESDIERNPLMFKVQLG; the protein is encoded by the exons ATGAAAGACAGCACATACAGAAGAAAACATTCACAAAATGGATCAATTCACATCTTATCGATACCCAGTGCACACCAGTAAAGGATTTGTTCTTGGATCTGCGGGACGGACATCGATTGCTGGCCCTGCTGAGCACCCTGACTCACACAAGCCTG AAACCCGAAAAAGGTCGCATGCGAGTACACCACATCAACAATCTGAACAAGGTGATTACCGTGATCCAGCAGCATGGTGTCAAGTTGGTGAACATCTCCAGCGATGACATTGTGGGTGGCAATCCCAAGTTGACCCTAGGCCTCATTTGGCTGATAGCTCTGGAGTTCAATGGCCAGCATCTAGTCAAGAGTCATTCGAGCAACGGGGTGGAGAAGTCCCTATTGGCCTGGGCACGTCAGTATACGGAAGCTCATGGTCTGCAGCTAAATGATTTTTCCAGTTCGTGGTCCGATGGAAGAGCCTTCCTCATGATACTGGATGCCCATGTGGAGGAGTTAAATTTGCAGGCGGCTTTGCAGCAACATGCCCTGAAAAGACTGCATTTGGCTTTTGATTTGGCATATAGTCACTTTAAGATCGAAAAACTGCTGGACGCCGAGGATGTGCACACCCACAAGCCAGATAACAAGTCAATACAGATGTATGTGATGTGCCTTTACCACGCGATGGAATCCATGAGAACaaggcagcaggagcaggatgagGGTCAGGATCAGGATCCGGGAAGAGTGCCCTGCACCAGTATCACAGACTTGGATGAGGTGCCTCTGGACAATGACCAAACCAGTTTGGGGCTCTTTACTTCAGACAGTGGTGGTAGTATGGAGCAGCGATCTTCCGCGGAGCTAAAGACCCACTCAATGCGCCCCTTGAGCACGGCTACCAATGCGAGTGTGGAGATCAGTGGCTATCAGTCTGCTCTCGAGGCAGTACTCACCCTCCTACTGGAAGATGAACAGCTGCTCTCACAGAACTTGCCGGATCCGCAGGATTTTCAGACTGCCAAGATGCAGTTTCACGAAAACGAAAGCTTTATGCTGAAGCTCACCGAACACCAGGAGTATGTGGGAGAAGCTCTAGAGGAGGGTAGCAACCTCATCAACGAGTCCCAGAAGGCAGGAGCTGGATTGAGTCATGAGGATCAAAACGAAGTGAGGCAACAAATGGTGTTGCTCAACGAACGTTGGGAAACCTTGAGATTGCGCGCTTTAGATGTTCAAGCCAAAATTCTAATGAGACTGGCCGAGTTTCAGAAGCAAAAACTCGAACAGCTTCGCCAGTTTCTGACCAGTGTTGAAGATCGTATATCCCATATGAGTGACTTAGGACCTACCCTAGAAGAAGCTGAAAGGCAGCTATTGGAAGCTCAGAAACTCAAGGCAGATCTAAGTGAACAGCAGGAATTGGTGGATAGTCTGAGCAGTATGGTGGTTATTGTGAACGATACCTCTGGCAACTTTAATGATCTTGAAGATCGCTTGAGTGCCTTGGGGGAGAGATGGTCGCATGTGGTCAAGTGGAGTGATCTGCGATCCGAGAAACTGCAGCAGTATAAATGTATTTCCAGATGGCTGGATGCCCGCGAGCAGGATCTCAAGCTCATGGAGAGTAGGGATGTCACAGATGTGGGCGGCATAACCCAGCGTATTAATGAGCTTAACTATTGTGCAAAGGATCTGCTGGAACTGCAGAGATATCTGATAGATCTGCGACAAATGGTGGCTGCCACATTGCAGGATGGTGATGACAAGGGCGAAAGGGTACTAATACAACTAGAGAGCTACGAAGATCGTTTAGATGCCTTAAAGCAGATTGTTGAAGTGCAAACGGTGCGAATTGAAACCAAGGGCTTCAACTTTGGACGAGATCGTGCTAGCTATGATGACAGTAGGGTTGTGCGTCCTGAAGGATGGGTGGATTACCAGATGATCATTCGCTTCGGTGAAGAAGATTGTCAGGAAGAGGACGAGAAGCAtaatttggccagcaaaaagCGCAAGCTCAGGAACGCTGACAATTTCAATGCCCTCGAGAATCGCATCATGGAGCACTTCGGCTATGTCCAGGAAGTGGAGCAAAAGCTACAGCAGTTACAGAGACAAAGTCTGCGGCAACAGTGTGAATTACTCAAGGAACTTCAGGCGGAAAATAGCCGACGCAACGGTACTTTGCCCGAACTTAAGAAACTCTACGAAGTCTGTGAGCTGGAGGATCCCTCGAGGAACCTTCTCCTGGAAGAAACACACATCAAGCAGCTGGAGCAAAGATACGCGACCTTGTCTAAAAAACTATCAAGCCAACAGAGCGAAAGCAATACGCTGTTGGCCAAAGAAAAGTATTACAATAGTCTGACAGgatttaaattagttttagCTGATTCCAGAGATTGGTATAAGCAACACGCTGGTTCAGCCAGTGGCAACGAGCTGGAACAGCGTTTGAGCCACATGGAATCCCTGGCATCGGAGATTTCAGAGGCCAAGACAGCCACCGAAGAGCTGGATGATAAGCTAATAGAATGGAAGCAGGACTTCGGGCTGTTCTACGATAGTTGGCATGATATGAAGCAGGCTTTGCAGGCCCTAATTCAACAGAGAGGTGGAGAAAGTCTTTCCAGGCAGTTGAAACAAATCCAAGATTTTGTAACCAAAGTGTCTAATCAAAAGGTCCGCGTTTCCAATCTGGAAGTCatgcaaaagcagcagcataTGCTGAACCAATTGGTAGATGAACTAGAGTCTTTTCGGCTAACTTATGATAGTATACCGAAACACCTGGTTGGCGAAGAATTACAAGCCACTTGGAACCGACTTCCCGAACAGCTAAATGAGCGCGTGATTAAGCAAACCACAGCTATAGAAAACCTTAACCACTTCGCTGCGGAGTATAATGCCATTATAGCTGTGTTGCGAACTGCAGCCGATTTCAAGTTGAATGGAAGTGACGGTGGTAGCAATCAAGATCTTCGAAAACTGGAGATCGATGTGATAAGCGCTCGAAATTTCAGCGAAATTCTGATCAAGGAGGCGGAACCAGCCCAAAAGGAATCGCTACAATCGCAGATTAGGGCTCTTAATACTTTGTACGACCAAGTGGAACAGGTTCATCGGGAGAAGAAGCAACAGCAGACGGTTCTGCAATCCCAGATCGATCTCATCCAGCTGAGGCTCAAGAAAACTGATCAGTGGCTAACTGACCTGGAGAGTAATACACCCAAATCGGGAATTAGCGATATAGGAAATTCCAACGAGTTGTTCCAGAGCAAGAGTCGCTTTCAAACTCTTAAGGAAACGTGCGAAAAGGAAACCACCCAGTTCAGAGATCTCAATGAACGCGGTGGTGAGTTGCTCCTTCAAATGGATGAGCTTCAGGACCAGGATAGGGAGTCCCGATATGGATCGCTGGCCAAGCAATTCACACGCATCAATGCCAGATGGACGGAGGTCACCGAGCTGGTTTATGCAAAGACAGCTCTTCTCGAGCACATCTCAACGCAGCTGGGGGAGTTCAAGAAGTTCATGGTTAGCGAGACGGGTTACCTGGACAAGTTGGAAAACAAGATACGCAACACGCCAGAGAATGCAGCCGACGCAGAGGAGATCATGGAGGAACTTGAT GATCTGGAGAATGTTCTGCGCTCGCACTCTGAGGAATGGCTGGACAAGATTCAGGAAATTGGCAACGAACTAATTGACAACGAATTCATGGCCGACTCCATGCGACGCGACATTGATGACACCGTCCAACGATGGACGCAACTCCAGCAGCAGGCCAAGAAGCGAGCCGAGCTCCTGGAGCAAAAGGTCAGCGAGGCGGAGCAGTCCGAGAAGTGCATCGTGCAGTTCGAGAAGTGGCTGACTCGGGTGGACGACATACTCAGCGATCATCTGGAGAACGATGTGACCATTGAAGATCTGCCGGAGGATTTCCAG CGCTTAGCACGCGAGTTTGTGGCCAAtgagaaaaactttaaggaGATCAGCGAACTTATTGACGAGCACACGAGGAACGGCAAGGTCGGAGCTGCCAATCGCCTCCAGGAGCAGCTAAATCTGATGGAGGTGAGGTTCAAGTACTGCCAGGCCAAGCTGAGCAAGTGTACTGCACCCCAACCTGCCTACGAATCGCGTCTGAACAGGTCCTATGCGAATCTTCGAAATGTGGAGCGATCCACTCTGGTACTAGATGTCGCATCCGCCGGACCCAATACGGTTCAGGCTCAATACCAAAAGTGTCTG CAAATTTATCGCACTCTGTCGGAGATAAAGGCGGAAATCGAGAGCACAATTAAAACCGGTCGCAGGGTTTGCGAGGACCGGTACACAAAATCCCCAAAGCAACTTAGTCAGCGGATTGATGCGCTGAAGCACCTGTACAATGCCCTCGGAGACAATGTGACCCAGTCAAAGGCGTTCTTGGAAAGTCTGCTCACACTAGCGAGGCAATTAGAGGAGTGTTTCGATTCGGCGGACACCCTAATCCGGCGCTTTGAGTCGCCGCAAGAGGTCCACGACAGAAACTCCATACTCCTGGAGTTCGAGGATGTGCTGCGGAGGTGCGAGGACCACTACAATGAGTATAGAAAATCCTGTGACCAGAGCTGCATGGCGGAAACCCGCCAAAGGATCGATGGACTGAAGGCCACGTACCACAAGTTGACCAGTGCGGACATTATCAAGCGGCTCACCGAGATGAAGGCCACCCTGCAGAACCTGGACAATATTTCCCTGGAGACCCTAAA GGCAATGGAGCACGACCTGAAGGAGATAAATGTGCCCTCGAATCCGGAAATTGAGAAATTGCAGCAGCAAGTAATTGCAATTGTCGTG GATGTGCTGAAAACCCGTTTCAATGAAGCCACAACGCTTGCCGCTCGAAATACGAGCTCTCCGGAAAATGACGACACGGAAATAGTAGTAGTCAGCGATACAGTGCGTCAACGACGGGCCAGGACACCCCAATCAGGGGAGTCCCCATCATCCGCACCCACCAGTTCCTCTGAGTCGCCAACGAAGGGTGTGGAGAATAGTACGGTAGCGGTTGGCGACCTGCCAGGTGGAGTCCTGCCGGATCTTCTCCCGCCTCAAACATTCCGGCTGGCCGAGTCCAGTACTCTGTTCTCCCAGATTTCCCTTAATCCAGAGAAGGTATCCAAGACTCCACCACCTAAACCGGcgaaaacaaagcgaaagGCTCCAAGTTCTCCCGCCCAAGTTGTGGAGATCAGGGTGAAGAACATCCAAAACGATAAAATGTCAGTGCAGAATATTGATCTAGAACCACAGCAGGGTGAAATCGTGGACACCGTCAATATCCTGGAGAGTGTGGAACCCTTTGTACCCGAGTACGTGGAGACTGTACAGATTGTAGATCTCTCCGAGGACTCGGACTCATCGGTTAGAGTTGATAGTCAGGGCAAGGAGGTGCGACGGTCGAGGAGCAAGCACTCACTGAACGATGCTCCACTGCCCAAGGTTTCGGATAACGATGAAGACTCGGCGGAACAGGAGGAGGACCTCATACGTCCCTCGGCTGGAAATACAAGCACACCGTTCCTGAGGGTGGAAAAGCACCGCATCTCCTTCGATGAGAAACGCAAACGAGTAGCTAATGAGCGCGATATCCTGCGTGATTTCGAAGAGGAGGAACCCAAAACACCGGATACTCCCCGGTCAGCGCAAGTATCCAAACCAAAGCGCTGGCGCCAGCTTCAGCCAGAAATAGATGCCCTGGAACCCGAATCCCCCGGTCGCGATAGTTTCTATAGTCCCGACAAAGAATCCGGTTTCGATGCTGAGCCTCTCGTGTTTTCCGACGATGAGGATATACCGCGTTTCTCGCTGGAAATGACACCAACCATTGACTCCGATAGTGATACG AGTCGCATTGAGACGCCCTCCACCAAAAAGCCCAATCCTTTCCTGAGCAAGGTCCTAGAATCGATGCCTTCTCCGGTGGATGACTCGAATGTAACGCTCAAAAGTCCGCTCAGCGAACAGCTGCCCCAGAATCTGGATGATCGTGTCCGAGAGTTCGATAAGCAGGCCAAGCAGATGATCTACAAGTTGAAGCTTACGAAGGCCAAGATTGAACAGTGTCACGAAAGCGAAGC AGAGGATCTGAGGCTCCTAATAGCTCCCGATGCAGCCACCTTGATATCCCAGGGAGACTCCTTGGTACTGGAAACCCATGGAAGACAGGGCAGCATTTCCCGCCTGGTCATGCGCACCCAAATAATATTGAGGGAACAGTTTCGAGAAGTGCAGCAAGCTAC ATCCAATACCTCGGGAAGTGGGACGCCAGCTCCTCCACTCGACAGTGTGAACATCGAGGAACTGGTCACCAAGGGACTGCGTCGCATCAACGTTCTTATAGAGAAGACTGTGGATCTAAAGTCTAGCAGCGATCTTGAGAAGCGCATGGAGGATATCAAC GAGCGGCACGACGATTTGCAAGTGATTGTCAGCGCCATTGGCAAGAACGCCCAGATGCCGAAGGTCACGCCCCTCATGATGaacgaaattgaaaag ACGAAAAACAATTTGATAGCTCACGCGGATTCCATTGAGCTCTCGTTGACGGAACTAAGAAATGGCCCCCGAATTTCCAATGGCATGGAGCGTCCAGATGCATCCAGTGCGGCCACCATGAGCTGTCGTTCGG AGTACAATAACGAGCCGAGTGGTACTGGAGCGTTGGCCGGCAGCTTCGATAAGTCGGTGCTGCAAATTTCCGACTGGCTGACTTGGGAACAAAACATGATCAAGATACAGAGCGTGCTCGTCGACGATGGCGATGCAGTGCGACTGGCCATCGAGAAGCAAGAG AAAGTCCTGCgtgaattgaaaatgaaaaagccGCAGCTTAACGAACTGGTTCACACAGCGGAAGTGCTCAAAGGCGACGTAAAACGGCAGCAACTGCAGGAGAAAG AACTGAAACAGTTTTCCCTAGCCCCGCACTGTTCAGCGGACTTAGATTATATGCGTTGCTGTCTGAAAG TGACCCGATTGCGAGAACACTGGGATGAGACGTCACAATGTGTCCTGCAGCGAGCTGCCCAACTCAAAAACATGCTGAGCGACTCCCAGCG GTTTGAGGCCAAGCGCCTGGAGCTCGAGAAATGGCTGGCCCGCATGGAGCAGCGTGCCGAGCGAATGGGAACCATCGCCACCACAGCCGACATCCTGGAGGCccagcagaaggagcagaag TCCTTCCATGCGGAGTTGCACCAGAACAAGCAGCACTTCGACATCTTCAACGAGCTTACCCAGAAACTGATTGCTGTCTATCCCAATGATGATACCACCAGGATCAAGAAGATGACGGAGGTCATCAATCAACG ATATGCTAACTTAAACAACGGAGTCATCAATCGCGGCAAGCAACTGCATGCAGCGGTGCATAGTCTTCAGTCTTTCGATCGAGCCATGGATCAG TTCCTTGCTTTTCTTTCGGAAACGGAAACACTTTGCGAAAACGCGGAGTCTGACATTGAACGCAATCCATTAATGTTCAAG